The Dendropsophus ebraccatus isolate aDenEbr1 chromosome 6, aDenEbr1.pat, whole genome shotgun sequence nucleotide sequence TCACCGGCTCATTGGTTTATCATGGCGTCATCCTGGTTTCTGTTAGTCGTCTGCTCACTGACCCTTTTATGCAGGCTGATTGTCAGGAACGAGCTCTTCTATGAACACTTATTTGCCGGATACTTGGCCCATCTAAAAgagctgtaagggtatgttcacatcagcAGAAGATTCATTGTCGAACAGTTGTCAGAAATGTGCAAGGATTCTTTACCAGAACAGATTGAAAATcagttgcagaaaatctgcagcaaatcagcacacatgaacatacccttagggtgcgtttacacagaaagatttatctgacagattttggaagccaaagccaggaatggatttgaaaagaggatagatcccagtcttttctttatgacctgatccctgtttttagtctgttcctggttttggcttcaaagatctgtcagataaatctgtctgtgtaaacgcaccataacagttCTGTATATTTCTTCAAACTCTGGGTCTCCCCCTCTTACCTATAGTGCTCTTAGATGGTAACAAAGGAGACCAGTCCGACCCAGAGTCCCTATTGGTTTAGCTTACCTGATACCTATTAGTGGCTAAGGTATTTATGACAAAATCTCTTATCCATAGAGTTTACTGTTTTTAAGAAGAAGTCTATCGATTTCTAAAAGCCATCAGCGTGCAGGAGGAGGGggtaaattgattacaagtaggaacttacattacctcaccctgtgcccgcggtgagcgaCTAGACTTGCCTCGGGACCCCCGTCGGAAGTCATTTTCCAGTTGTTATGCTGGCACGACTTGGGGGTAAAGCCTGTCTCGTCTGATGGACTgatagctcagccaatcagtgactgaagcagcgtcccaccccagtcactgactggctgagcggccagtccattcgCTGGGTCGTGACGTAGACACCCTGGAGATTTCCGAGGTCCGGAGGCCAGTTCCGTTGCTCatcgcaggcatggggagaggttagttgttacttgtaatcaatttcccccctgcccctgcaggctgccagcttttagaaattactggacttctcctttaactacaaCATTCAGACTGCAGAAAAGACCCTGTCTTGTTCCCTTTTCTTCTGGCTGAAGCGGATGGACGTTTAATGCCGCAGTTCTAAATTTTAAGGAGACATTTTAACACACAGTACACATCTCTGTGCAAAAGTCACACAccgccattttattttatttccagaCATAACATTTTAAGTACAAGTTCTGTTTTCAGCATCAAAAAAAGCAGAAAGCATATAAGAAAAACAGACAAAAACCTATAATGCTCAGTATTCTAGTGATTGAAATAAATCTTCAAAGGGCAAGAGTTTTAATTTTCTAAAGATTGGTTTTGGTTACAGTGAAACATGTTAATAGATACTGTACCTCTGAGTAGTTTTCGCATGATCATATGTGGCCTTAAAATAACAATGAAGATTAATGTGCCATATTCACTTACCTGCttttgtaatatactgtataggctttaaagcgaatgtaccatcaggtacacccaTGTGATGGACGCCGCTCTTTACAGTGGCGCCACAACGCTCTGTTCCCCTCTGCATATGGCGTTATagagccattttttttctttctggtaATCATAGGATGCATTTTTCACTTGATATATCCCAAGtccagatgccatgactaagagccaggttggctcgaaacgcgtcggctgtttCTTTTAATGaaatttctacaataaaattgAACATTTTATATGAACAGGAATCCTGTTGCTTCTCTTTGATATGGACACCCCGGCATCCAGGGGCTATAACCTTTGTGCTCAACAGCACTTATCTGAGAGGGAATGAGCGCAAAAGACTGGGTGCTGACCACTTCGTTTCTTGTCTGCTTACACCCATTTATAGAATGgtgtggggaagccggtgcctcgGTCCGTTTTTTTAAAcgtggttcctgtgtacggcacctttctattcacgggtaccgggccggggcttaGGCTCCACTATTGCTCAAGTCAGACTTCTGGGTGTTTGGAGGAATCGGATACCCCATTCTAGTAACCAATAGGGGGTCCTAGTGGTAACACCCCAGCACTCAACATTTATTACCTATTACTGCGCACGCTGTGAAACCTAGGTTTCTATAACATTTTTCTGGCGGACAACTGTTGAATGCGGGCACACAGAGGCTGTGCCCTTTCTGTGTATGGCCATGCCCCCTATGCGTATGGCCGTACCCCCGATTACGCCCTTCTGGCGCAAGCAAAGCAGAGGGACggtatgcaaataaaatattcaaatAGATGCACAATATATGTGCAAATAGATTTATTTGCACCTGGCCCCTCTCCGTTTGAAAATGCTGCCTTATAAATGTCCATCTAGTTCTATGGCTACATAGCGATTTCGCCCATACAGAGGTCATACAGTACGATGCTGTGATATTTCTTTTTGCATAAACCTGGTCACGGTCACAATTTCCATCTAGCCCTAGCCTCTAGTGACTGCAGAATGGAGCCTATCACGGTGGCAATATTAGGTGAATATTCAGTTCTTAAAGGTTGATGTGGTAGAATCAAGAAAATGGGAAAAGCATAAGGATCTGATGGCTAGACGACTTGGTCACAGCGTCTCCAAAATAGCAAGTCTTGTGGGCTGTTTCTGGTATACATTGATTATTACCTATGTACCAACAGTGATCCAAGGAAAGAAAGTTAAACTAAGGTTCATTGATGCACATGGAGAGCAAACGTTAGCCCATCTGATTCTATGCCATAGAGCAACTGTAGCACAAACTGCTGAATAAGCCAATATTTCTTACAAGTGTCAGAACACGGTGCATAGACGTCTACTGGTCAGTGCAACTCCTGCACCTACAATGGACACCTGAACATCTGTATTGGACCATGTAACAATGGATCATCGTGTGGGCAGCCGGGTGCATGTTTGCCTCTTAATGCACTATGGCACGACTATGTGCTATGAGAACAAATTTTGATTCTCTGGGCAACATTCTATTGGGAAACCTTAGATCGGGACATGCATGTAGATGTTACTGTGAACTGTATCATCTACATGAACATTGTTACAGACCTCCCTGACACTTGAGCTCTAAGCATGAAGCATGAGTGATTTCATTTAAAGGAAACTAAACCCTAGACACCAATCATGTATTGCTAGgaagggtggaggagggaggaggcatgcatgctactGCTCAGCAACACTTCCCTGAAATGTAAGCTCTGAATCTAAGCCATTCTTTATAAAGGCATTTTTCTGTCTTGACAGCTCATGCCCTATCCACAGATTTCATGGGATAGGGTATAACTAAAGCGATCCTGAGAAAGCTGGATGGTGTGGCGGGTGGCACATGTGTTACCTCATTCCGTTTATTCTCTATTGAGCTGGAAAAATCAGACAAATGCAGCTTTTGTCTATCTCTGGTGGCtctgtagagaatgaatggagctgcctgACGTTCAGGTTACAAGGTCCCTGTTTTTGAGATTGCAGGGGTCTTAGTTATTCCTTGTATTGtagatactgtggatagggcataacttgtcaagatgggaatacccctttactgtTATAGTGTACCTGGTTTGATTTTGAAAAAATATTTAGTACATCGAGGCGCCATCATTTTACCTTTCATGTATCATTGCCACTGTTTGGGGTGGCGTTAAGAGGCAAAGCAGGCGACACAGATGTCAGTCAGGTGCTTGAGATATATAAGTTCTCTACATTGCTCCTAAGGGTAAGACAAACATTTACATCTATAATTAAAACTGGCCATATtattagtatatatatgtatgatacaGTAAATTCCTATACAGTTTTAAGATCCAGTACACTGTTCATTGCAGTACAGTGGTATGATGGGACCATACATTCTGCAGTACTATTGCCCAGTCATTCACACACAAAGCACTAATgataatatatacattttcaaCAGCACGGAGAAGTATCAGTTTCTTGTTGACAGAACGTGGAAAATGCGGCCGTTGAAATGAAAACGTACTGAGATAACCCCGGTACAACACCGCTATAACAGCCTCAACTGTTAGCTGAAATCATGATGGAGTGCGCTAATGTGACACACAAAAAAGCTTTCAATGTAGCTGATCGTCCATATCTGGTATTAGCACCTCTGACAAGTGTTCTCATTAAGATGATTCATATTGTAAGGGAGCTGGAGCATTGGAAGGGAGTTTCCGACTTGCAAAGCTAAGAGGAATATGAGCTTTCTATTAAATGCTGATGAACTGCACCCTTCACCTGATAACTAAGCACCAGAGCATAATTCTTGTTCAGATTATTTGTCACCAGCACTTGAACGTCCTTGCTTCCAGCTGTGCTACAGACTCCTTCCCAAAACCCATCTCGACTTAATGTCAGAGGCCAAAAGTTCTTGCCTTTGACGACCACTGCTGCCAATCCTTTGGCCTTAATTCTGAACTGTACCTCGCTGTTGGCTGGCAGGATACCAGTCCGTGGTTCCAGAAGTTCATAATTCACATTCCAAGCACTATATCTCATTGGAAAAAATGGCCACCGTATTTTTGTATTGGAGCAACATAGGAGGTAATTGCAGGCATAGTCGTAAACGTTGCTGAGGTCTGACTTCTTTTTGGTACAGACCTTCAGCACGTAGCAACCGGCTTTAGGAAGTTGGATTTCAAATTCAACCCGGCCTTCCTTCTCCGCTTGAAAAATGTACCTTCTTCTTGCCTCCTccgatgtgatgtcatcagagtGGAGGGCAGCCATAACCTCAATCTTTTCATCCAAAGCAAAGCTAATACAGCAGCGACCATCATCTGTGTGAATTGTTGGGTCCAGATGGGATGGACGGAGAAGACCCTTTTTGTCAGAGAGAAAACTGGGTCCAACGGGGTTGCATAACTCTAGTGGTAACAAAGACCATTTCACTTGAGCATTAACACAAGAAATGAGATAGTTACAGGCAAACTTAAAGCTACCCTGCTCCGACTCAGTGTAGATCTTCAGAACGTACATCCCTGCCTGTGGTAGCTGTATGTGAAACTCTACAAGGTTCTGTCTCTGGACTTGGAGAACATGTCTCCTTTCACCTTCTTCAGTCAATAACACATCTTCAGACTGTAGCCTGGCAAATATACCCATCTCTTTCTTGAGAGCAAAAGAAAGAGAGCACCGCCCATCATTTGAGTGGATGATTGGTTTTGTTTGGGATGGTTGCAGAAGGCCTTTTTTCTCTGTTAAGGGTGTAGGCCCAACTGGGTTTTGCACTATGTTAGGGAATGGTGGCCATGCTACTTTTGGGTTTGAACATGATATGCGATAACTGCATACAAGCTCATAGTTACCAGGTTGAAATTTATTATCTGCGTAGACTCTTAATTCGTAGGAGCCACTTTTTGGGAGCTGGATGTAGAACTCTACCTGCCGCTGTCTTTGGGTTTGCAGAATGTATCTTCTTTCCATTTGGCTGTTCCAATTATTATCATCGGAGTGTAATGTAGCCAAGCAGTTCATATCCCTGTCAAGGGAAAAGCTTAAAGAGCAGCGTCCATCTGGGCTATCAATTACTTGTCCTAACTGTGATGGCTGGATGAAACTTTTTCTATCTGTTGTATTGCTAGAACCCACTGGTATGTGGGGTATGGCAGGTGCCTCGGTGCCGGAGGTGTCTATACCGGAACAGCAAATCAAGTAATTACAGATATATTCATAGGTGGTGGGGGAGGTTTTACTGTCAGCAAATATCTGAAGAACGTAAGATCCTGTCTGAGGTAGTCGGACCTGTAATTCTAAGTGCTGTCCTCTTTGCACTTGTGTTACATGACGCTTCCCACCACAGTCATTTAGAGATGCATCATCGCTCAGAAGCGCAGTCAAAATTTTTATATTATCTTTTAGCGTGAATGAAATCATTGAACGTCCATCTGAAGAATAAATTATGGGATCACGACAAGATGGTTGCAGAAGGCCTTTCTTTTCCATTAGAGCAGTTGGCCCAACAGGGTTTTGCAACTTTTTGGGGAACGGTGGCCATGTAACATCTGGATTTGTACATATGACAAGGTAATTGCAAAAACACTCAAACTTTCCTTGGCCAGTTGAACTGTGTATCTTTAAGGCATAGTAGCCTTGTTGTGGTAAATGGATCTTGAACTCCACTCTGTTTCCTCGGAGGGTTTGCAAGACGTATCTCCTCTCATCTCCAGGTCTGATGAGATCACTATGCAAAGTTGCTATTACAGCATTTCTTTTGGCTAGTGTGAAACCGATAGTACAGCGACCATCCGGGGTGTTAATCACTGGGTCACGGCACGTAAGCTGCAGAAACCCCTTCTTGTCTGTCAGCCAACTTGGGCCAACCACAACATCTAATTCCCTTGGGATCTTGAATACAGGATCCACAGATCCACAGCTGATTATATATTCTACAATGCTTTCATATGTTTCCTTTGTGCTATCATAAGGTTTGGTATAGAGTTCCAGACGGTGTCTGCCAGTTGCTTGTGGATACACCTCCAGCTGCATTCCATGTTTAGTTAGGGTCAGAAGACCAGGCTTCTCCGTTTTATTTAGGGTGAAGGAAAAAAGATCAGGGAAATGTCCCTCGATGGAAAAGGTGGCCTTTCCATTAACTGTAAGAGAGAGAATATAGTGTCATTGGCCACATATATTTACAGGTCATCTTGTTTTACAATCTCTTGGCTAGCaatataatatttaaaggggtattccaagataaaactaactagtcccctatgcacaggataggggacaagtgaaAGATTGCGGGGGATCCGACTTCCATACCCCCTGGCGATCTACATATAGGCCtgcagctcctttgttttgaatagagctgcgggtacggCACTTCATTCCTATGAAACTtgaaagagccgagtgctgtatTCGACTCTCTCTGGTGgccctattcattctctatggagctgccggagagagAGAAACAATTACAGCACTCGGCCCTTTCTAGCGTTTTATGTTTTTATAAGTACCATATCTAAAATATTAGATTTTCAACCATGGAACAAGGTGATAGAAGATCCCAATGAAAGGATGTATAATGGAAACTATACCTGTTTCTACTTGGAGGGTCTCTGGATAGGATGCTATCAGTCCGGCATTATAGAAGCTGCTCTTATGGCGCACGTTCCCTTCAAACTGTTTGAGTGAAAGTGGGACCTGTAATAGTTGCCAGTTCTGGTTATCAGGGAAATGATCTTCTATGAATAAGGCTGGGTGCGTCAGGAAATAAAATTCATTGTACCTGCACAAAAGAGATTTCAAGAGGTACATTACAAGAGTAAAACTTCTATTCTTATTCGGGCAATAAGTTTCTACCACTCTTTGCTTACCAAAACTATTTTCTTTGTTTGTGCTTGTTTTGGGAAAACATGGCGGCTTACTTCAAGAAACAGTTCTacacgcttttattgtttgtgtCTAGTATTGTTGCTCAGCACccttgaagtaaatggggctgagccgcacacacactatttttttttagtccTGTACAACCCATTTAATTAGGAACTCCTATATGCCCGCTGGGTAATAGGGATATCTAATTGACAAAAAGTCTTATGCCCTGATTTACTGTTGTTTGATGTTAGGCAgctgaaaatgcttttattttctggtgcAAAGCATCAAAGAGatgtttccaagctcctgaagcaCTTATGCTgaaggctgtaacacctcctcacttCCCCTCCCatgcctaaaaaaaaaagctaaactcttagggtcctattacacaggccgatgggggcccaataatacctgtaaacgagtgccgatctgctagatcggtgctcgtttactgagcctattacatggcccgataatcgtttaacaagggctgcatggacatcactaccaatgtccttgcagcccttgcttaaactctatacattacctgtccatgctgcagggctcctcttgcgctctgcttctcaccagggtggcggtcccggccagtgattggctgagcagcctgtcagctcagacaggcccctCTGAAGCTGGAACGTGCGGGACTcggtgagaagcagagcgcaagaggagctctgcagcatggataggtaatgtatacagtttggataTCGTCAGCTGCCGGCAGCACATCGCTataacacgtagcaatgcgcggtcggcacccgacaattataggtccaaacctatatcaacgatcagccgatgatcgttgtcatcagctgatcatggtgTTTTTGACGCAGAGCGATAAgtggccagatagggccgattcgtccgattatcgttccatgtaatagggcccttaggcttctTGTTCCGTAGCTTCTGTGGATTACGGagcgtgggaataaggccttaccCTCAGTTAAGCAAGGAGGCATTATACCGCACAACATTTCAGGAACTTGGGAACGCCTCTtagacactttgcactggagaataaaaagaTTTctttatgttatggaagcacagacagatatgtgaAAAATATCACATATAACAGCTCTATAACAGTGTCACCAGTTTAAtggggttattcagcattagaaaatcatggccactttgttccagatacagcaccacttTTGGCTCCATTTATATAAGTCGCGTTGTGTCTGGCcatgttttctaaaaaaaaaaaaaaaacccacaattttAATGTTATTTAGGCTTTTTCTTCTAAAGTATTGCAATTTTCTAAAATCTGGGCACACACAGACGTCAAAGTAGATGCTAAACTGTCTGGATGGTAACAGTGTAAtgactggagtagtggatccacttgaccgtcaccagcgatggcgtaaactgcaccagggagcggagtctaaggggccgctggtcttcaccagagcccaccgcaaggcgggatggacttgctgcggcaggcgacccccaggtcgctacccctggattgGCTTGCCAGTGACGggggacgaggtgtagcaggaacagtgggGCAACAGGCAGGCATCGGCACACACGGGCACAGTCACGAGCAGGGATCGCAAGTGGCAGGAACAACGGCCAGGAAcaacggacaggaacaacaggcaggagcaacaggcggctgggacaaaacacactaggaagcatgcagaggctccaacacctgtggtggggcagggctgcaatttataggagagtctcagagcagagcagccgtcaattaaaggcacagtgaccctttaagttatagcagagccggcgcgcgcgctccctaggagataGGGATGCGCCCGTCGGGCTGACAGggaactggaggaggaggagccccggcacaaagcaggagatggggcagcagcggcgcggcgagaggtatgtgccgcggccgcggatgtgacaaACAGTAAATATGGGACATAGTCTAGCATGCCCAAGTCCGATTTTTCCGATTTTTTTCGATGCAgccgacttcttcagccactggtaatcaaatgcggaTTGATATTATAAGCCTGGACTTTCAAATGAATTTTCAGAGAGAAAGAAGTGGGTGTAAAACAACAAGATTATTTTTCTTGGTTGATAATAATTCACTTACTGATGAGAAGAAGCCTGTGTGGCTGTTTGTATGCAGTAGGTAAAACTTGTGGTTTTTACCTTAAAAACGATATGTTCAGTGCACGTTTTAGGAATATCATCAACCAAGTAAAGAGTACTTGGGGATCTACAGAAATGtacatttcttttttaacctTTGAAGATTTGTTTAATAGTCTGGGAACGTCACAACAGATGGAGACCTGTTTTCTACGCATACAGCATGTCTTGGAATATTGTTGAGTgctcacctgtcctgatcccccacaGCTCTTATTCCTCACTGCTCTTGGCTGCTCCCTGCTTCTAATAAAGTTTTGTTTCCTCTCAGCCAACCATTGGTCAAGGCAGGATACCGCCACTACCAATGATcggcatttcctgcaggaatgAACCATCACAGGAAGCGGAGAGTAGCGGGGAGCCAATGCTACCAGaacagcagctgcaggggatgAGGGCAAATGAGTAtgctttttaaaaaacaaaaaacaaatttttGAAAGCACCCCAAGCAAAGCAATCCTAAAACATTCTATATGCCTGGAAAgcccctttttcttttttgaccAAACTGTTATAGTAGAGAACTAGATGGTATACAAGACAAAAAAATCCAGAATGCGCTAGTgctgtaggaaaaaaaaattcatacagtGTTTACTGAAGAAAATTGCTATAAATTTGATTGCATAGCATTCTCAGTAATATTTAGCACATGGGGTCGGAGGCTAAAGATTCAGCATCCAGCCGAGTATGGAAAGTATGCAGCAACAATGTAAACAGCCGTGTGTTCCTATAATGGAACACTacacagactataaacacagTCTTTCCGATTTCTCCCTTCATTTTCTCTATTAAGTATCAAAATGCACTTACATGCAAATAATATATAAAGAGATCTTTTCTTTCTGTTCTGGAGGAGCAGAtaaggcccccccccctctcttttttCCTGTGCCTGGCTATGAGGCGTTCCCCCTCTACCCTGtcctgtatgtgtaaatataTGAAAGGTCAATACAGAGTTGTCTCCCATGATCTATATATATCCAGGACTGGATCTGTAACAAGAGGGCATTCTCTACTTCTACAGGAAAGATGGATTCTACACCAACATAGacaaggattctttactgtaagagtagaTAAGACCGTATTAGATGGCAGAAACCGTAGGGTATGCAAGCGCCGATCTAATCGATCAGCACtagcttaccaagcctattacttGGCGTGATAATGCTGCGACCAGGGCTAATCTTGCTTTAATCAGCTgtttagggtggtattccacgggccgaaggGGCCagataaacgagcgctgatctgctagatcggcgctcgtttactgggcctattccacag carries:
- the LOC138795926 gene encoding uncharacterized protein isoform X1, with the translated sequence MEIRQDYNSLRINLLLIVQAQDKQAEENQDPASAQQTQGTPSLKNPLTARHIISSYESEGSQVRVEIHPKNSQPQLFSRPSMPKDVTVPTWNGSRWEQISQPSAKDFYAYPWDKSCLKSMPVNLKNFEKLDAYAAQVTKPNTVEELVKSLLKIARTDLEKVRAIWMWICHHIEYDLEALEDKSKWCGDPNQILLTGKGACEGYASLLENMCRLAGIKCLKIGGYSKGHSYDLGQTFSDETNHAWNAVYLNKKWHLLDSTWGAGLADSSSSKFNFRYNEFYFLTHPALFIEDHFPDNQNWQLLQVPLSLKQFEGNVRHKSSFYNAGLIASYPETLQVETVNGKATFSIEGHFPDLFSFTLNKTEKPGLLTLTKHGMQLEVYPQATGRHRLELYTKPYDSTKETYESIVEYIISCGSVDPVFKIPRELDVVVGPSWLTDKKGFLQLTCRDPVINTPDGRCTIGFTLAKRNAVIATLHSDLIRPGDERRYVLQTLRGNRVEFKIHLPQQGYYALKIHSSTGQGKFECFCNYLVICTNPDVTWPPFPKKLQNPVGPTALMEKKGLLQPSCRDPIIYSSDGRSMISFTLKDNIKILTALLSDDASLNDCGGKRHVTQVQRGQHLELQVRLPQTGSYVLQIFADSKTSPTTYEYICNYLICCSGIDTSGTEAPAIPHIPVGSSNTTDRKSFIQPSQLGQVIDSPDGRCSLSFSLDRDMNCLATLHSDDNNWNSQMERRYILQTQRQRQVEFYIQLPKSGSYELRVYADNKFQPGNYELVCSYRISCSNPKVAWPPFPNIVQNPVGPTPLTEKKGLLQPSQTKPIIHSNDGRCSLSFALKKEMGIFARLQSEDVLLTEEGERRHVLQVQRQNLVEFHIQLPQAGMYVLKIYTESEQGSFKFACNYLISCVNAQVKWSLLPLELCNPVGPSFLSDKKGLLRPSHLDPTIHTDDGRCCISFALDEKIEVMAALHSDDITSEEARRRYIFQAEKEGRVEFEIQLPKAGCYVLKVCTKKKSDLSNVYDYACNYLLCCSNTKIRWPFFPMRYSAWNVNYELLEPRTGILPANSEVQFRIKAKGLAAVVVKGKNFWPLTLSRDGFWEGVCSTAGSKDVQVLVTNNLNKNYALVLSYQVKGAVHQHLIESSYSS
- the LOC138795926 gene encoding uncharacterized protein isoform X2; the protein is MEIRQDYNSLRINLLLIVQAQDKQAEENQDPASAQQTQGTPSLKNPLTARHIISSYESEGSQVRVEIHPKNSQPQLFSRPSMPKAYPWDKSCLKSMPVNLKNFEKLDAYAAQVTKPNTVEELVKSLLKIARTDLEKVRAIWMWICHHIEYDLEALEDKSKWCGDPNQILLTGKGACEGYASLLENMCRLAGIKCLKIGGYSKGHSYDLGQTFSDETNHAWNAVYLNKKWHLLDSTWGAGLADSSSSKFNFRYNEFYFLTHPALFIEDHFPDNQNWQLLQVPLSLKQFEGNVRHKSSFYNAGLIASYPETLQVETVNGKATFSIEGHFPDLFSFTLNKTEKPGLLTLTKHGMQLEVYPQATGRHRLELYTKPYDSTKETYESIVEYIISCGSVDPVFKIPRELDVVVGPSWLTDKKGFLQLTCRDPVINTPDGRCTIGFTLAKRNAVIATLHSDLIRPGDERRYVLQTLRGNRVEFKIHLPQQGYYALKIHSSTGQGKFECFCNYLVICTNPDVTWPPFPKKLQNPVGPTALMEKKGLLQPSCRDPIIYSSDGRSMISFTLKDNIKILTALLSDDASLNDCGGKRHVTQVQRGQHLELQVRLPQTGSYVLQIFADSKTSPTTYEYICNYLICCSGIDTSGTEAPAIPHIPVGSSNTTDRKSFIQPSQLGQVIDSPDGRCSLSFSLDRDMNCLATLHSDDNNWNSQMERRYILQTQRQRQVEFYIQLPKSGSYELRVYADNKFQPGNYELVCSYRISCSNPKVAWPPFPNIVQNPVGPTPLTEKKGLLQPSQTKPIIHSNDGRCSLSFALKKEMGIFARLQSEDVLLTEEGERRHVLQVQRQNLVEFHIQLPQAGMYVLKIYTESEQGSFKFACNYLISCVNAQVKWSLLPLELCNPVGPSFLSDKKGLLRPSHLDPTIHTDDGRCCISFALDEKIEVMAALHSDDITSEEARRRYIFQAEKEGRVEFEIQLPKAGCYVLKVCTKKKSDLSNVYDYACNYLLCCSNTKIRWPFFPMRYSAWNVNYELLEPRTGILPANSEVQFRIKAKGLAAVVVKGKNFWPLTLSRDGFWEGVCSTAGSKDVQVLVTNNLNKNYALVLSYQVKGAVHQHLIESSYSS